Proteins from a single region of Syngnathus scovelli strain Florida chromosome 7, RoL_Ssco_1.2, whole genome shotgun sequence:
- the LOC125972702 gene encoding cylicin-2 isoform X11 has product MEFPLTEAPGGAASVEEPAAFPPGRLGSVTEEIEPVEIQTCVDDRSQPIETTDCQVPYSYDSSASSSDSEDEGKKEKKKKKLKKRKKKKKDSSSSSSSSSSSSSSSSDSDSEDDKKKKKKKKKKEKEKTKKKAVPEYMWDRLIIAPTDEQMQLPGDPELKRVSDEDNDKKEKDKMKKNKDSSSSDSSDSDEKKKKKKDKKKKKDKKKKKKKDKKDSSSSSSDSSSSDSDDEKKKKKKKKKKKKKDSSSSSSSSSSSSSSSSSSSSSSSSSSSDSDDKKKKKKKKQKKEKDEAQESLLSAGVEDASKDNIYDDKYKAAEDPSITYIPGAVFPGGTEEGHLSDDEGEGEDGKEPKKKKKLKKKKQKDSGSSSDSDDDEKDKKKKKKKKKKKKKKKKKKDSSSSSSSSSDSSSSESDDDKKKKKKKKKKKKKKKDSSSSSSSSSSSDSDDDKKKKKKKKKKKKKKKASSSSSSSSSSSDSDSDKKKKKKDKKKKKKKEKKKKDSSSSSDSSSDDEKKKKKKKKDKKKKKDKKKHSDSSGSDKKKKKKDKKKKKKKDKKKKKDSSSSSSSSSSSSSSSSSSSGSDKENKKAKKDKKKKEKKIPGAEKSSSPAIPPEPSASGYSAFSRTIKPGGAPVITYPLLPSKPLVNPLTPPLSNPPVTTTAGGDRPPIRRPLSPMESLMGSTYRYRDAGTRPTPHFSATDVYRSRSYK; this is encoded by the exons ATGGAGTTCCCTCTCACTGAAG CTCCTGGTGGAGCTGCAAGTGTAGAGGAACCAGCAGCCTTCCCACCCGGTCGTTTGGGGTCTGTCACAGAGGAAATAGAGCCGGTAGAAATACAAACGTGTGTCGATGACAGGAGTCAACCAATAGAAACTACAGATTGCCAG GTACCATACTCATATGATAGTTCTGCATCATCCTCAGACAGTGAGGATGAAGGCAagaaggaaaagaagaagaagaaactaaagaagaggaagaagaaaaagaag GATTCCagttcttcatcttcctcctcttcctcatcttccAGCAGCTCTTCAGACAGTGATAGTGAG GatgacaagaaaaagaaaaagaagaagaagaaaaaggagaaggaaAAGACGAAGAAAAAAGCGGTGCCTGAGTACATGTGGGACAGGTTGATCATAGCTCCGACTG ATGAACAAATGCAACTTCCTGGAGACCCAGAGTTAAAGCGG GTTTCTGATGAGGACAATGACAAGAAAGAGAAGGATAAGATGAAAAAGAACAAG GATTCCTCTTCATCTGACAGCTCAGACAGCgatgaaaagaagaagaaaaagaaggacaagaagaagaaaaaggacaagaagaagaaaaagaagaaagacaAAAAG GAttcctcatcctcatcatctGACAGTTCTTCTTCTGATAGTgatgatgaaaagaaaaagaagaagaaaaagaagaagaagaaaaagaag GATTCcagttcctcctcttcttcctcctcctcttcttcttcctcctcttcttcttcctcctcttcttcctcctcttcctcctctgacAGTGatgacaagaaaaagaaaaagaagaaaaagcaaaaaaaggaaaag GATGAAGCGCAAGAATCACTTTTATCAGCAG GAGTTGAAGATGCATCGAAAGATAACATTTATGACGACAAG taTAAAGCAGCAGAAGATCCGTCTATAACTTACATACCAGGTG CGGTGTTCCCGGGTGGTACCGAGGAAGGCCACCTAAGTGATgatgagggagagggagaggatgGGAAggagccaaagaaaaaaaagaagctgaagaagaagaagcaaaag gaTTCTGGTTCATCTtcagacagtgatgatgatgaaaaagacaagaagaagaagaaaaagaagaagaagaagaagaagaagaagaagaaaaagaag GATTCTTCCAGctcttcttcttcgtcttctgATAGCTCTTCTTCAGAAAGTGATGatgacaaaaagaagaaaaagaagaagaaaaagaagaagaagaaaaagaag GACTCcagttcttcttcttcatcgtcatcatctTCTGACAGTGATGAtgacaagaagaaaaagaagaaaaagaaaaagaagaagaaaaagaagaag GccagctcttcctcctcctcttcctcctcctcttctgatAGTGACAGCGACAAG aaaaagaagaaaaaagataaaaagaagaagaaaaagaaggagaagaagaagaag GATTCTTCCTCATCTAGTGATTCTTCTAGTGATgatgaaaaaaagaagaaaaagaagaaaaaggacaagaagaaaaagaaagacaagaaaaaa CACTCAGATTCTTCCGGTAGTgataagaagaaaaagaagaaagacaagaagaagaaaaagaagaaggacaagaagaagaaaaag GATTCAAGCTCCAGTTCTTCAAGTTCCAGTTCTTCAAGTTCCAGTTCCTCAAGTTCCAGCGGCAGtgacaaggaaaacaaaaaggccaaaaaagacaagaagaaaaaagagaAG AAAATTCCTGGTGCTGAGAAAAGCTCCTCTCCAGCTATACCACCAGAGCCAAGTGCAAGTGGATACTCGGCATTTAGCAGAACCATTAAGCCCGGTGGCGCTCCCGTCATCACTTATCCATTGCTTCCCTCCAAACCCCTTGTAAATCCTCTGACTCCCCCACTCTCCAATCCACCCGTGACCACAACTGCTGGCGGAGATCGGCCACCCATTCGCAGACCCTTAAGCCCCATGGAGTCATTGATGGGGAGTACGTACCGATATAGGGACGCAGGGACCCGTCCCACCCCGCACTTCAGCGCCACTGATGTATACAGAAGCAGGTCTTACAAGTGA
- the LOC125972702 gene encoding cylicin-1 isoform X8, with protein sequence MEFPLTEAPGGAASVEEPAAFPPGRLGSVTEEIEPVEIQTCVDDRSQPIETTDCQVPYSYDSSASSSDSEDEGKKEKKKKKLKKRKKKKKDSSSSSSSSSSSSSSSSDSDSEDDKKKKKKKKKKEKEKTKKKAVPEYMWDRLIIAPTDEQMQLPGDPELKRVSDEDNDKKEKDKMKKNKDSSSSDSSDSDEKKKKKKDKKKKKDKKKKKKKDKKDSSSSSSDSSSSDSDDEKKKKKKKKKKKKKDSSSSSSSSSSSSSSSSSSSSSSSSSSSDSDDKKKKKKKKQKKEKDEAQESLLSAGVEDASKDNIYDDKYKAAEDPSITYIPGAVFPGGTEEGHLSDDEGEGEDGKEPKKKKKLKKKKQKDSGSSSDSDDDEKDKKKKKKKKKKKKKKKKKKDSSSSSSSSSDSSSSESDDDKKKKKKKKKKKKKKKDSSSSSSSSSSSDSDDDKKKKKKKKKKKKKKKDSSSSSSSSSSDSDDEKKKKKMKKKKKKKKKDSSSSSSSSSSSSSDSDDDKKKKKKKKKKKKKASSSSSSSSSSSDSDSDKKKKKKDKKKKKKKEKKKKDSSSSSDSSSDDEKKKKKKKKDKKKKKDKKKHSDSSGSDKKKKKKDKKKKKKKDKKKKKDSSSSSSSSSSSSSSSSSSSGSDKENKKAKKDKKKKEKKIPGAEKSSSPAIPPEPSASGYSAFSRTIKPGGAPVITYPLLPSKPLVNPLTPPLSNPPVTTTAGGDRPPIRRPLSPMESLMGSTYRYRDAGTRPTPHFSATDVYRSRSYK encoded by the exons ATGGAGTTCCCTCTCACTGAAG CTCCTGGTGGAGCTGCAAGTGTAGAGGAACCAGCAGCCTTCCCACCCGGTCGTTTGGGGTCTGTCACAGAGGAAATAGAGCCGGTAGAAATACAAACGTGTGTCGATGACAGGAGTCAACCAATAGAAACTACAGATTGCCAG GTACCATACTCATATGATAGTTCTGCATCATCCTCAGACAGTGAGGATGAAGGCAagaaggaaaagaagaagaagaaactaaagaagaggaagaagaaaaagaag GATTCCagttcttcatcttcctcctcttcctcatcttccAGCAGCTCTTCAGACAGTGATAGTGAG GatgacaagaaaaagaaaaagaagaagaagaaaaaggagaaggaaAAGACGAAGAAAAAAGCGGTGCCTGAGTACATGTGGGACAGGTTGATCATAGCTCCGACTG ATGAACAAATGCAACTTCCTGGAGACCCAGAGTTAAAGCGG GTTTCTGATGAGGACAATGACAAGAAAGAGAAGGATAAGATGAAAAAGAACAAG GATTCCTCTTCATCTGACAGCTCAGACAGCgatgaaaagaagaagaaaaagaaggacaagaagaagaaaaaggacaagaagaagaaaaagaagaaagacaAAAAG GAttcctcatcctcatcatctGACAGTTCTTCTTCTGATAGTgatgatgaaaagaaaaagaagaagaaaaagaagaagaagaaaaagaag GATTCcagttcctcctcttcttcctcctcctcttcttcttcctcctcttcttcttcctcctcttcttcctcctcttcctcctctgacAGTGatgacaagaaaaagaaaaagaagaaaaagcaaaaaaaggaaaag GATGAAGCGCAAGAATCACTTTTATCAGCAG GAGTTGAAGATGCATCGAAAGATAACATTTATGACGACAAG taTAAAGCAGCAGAAGATCCGTCTATAACTTACATACCAGGTG CGGTGTTCCCGGGTGGTACCGAGGAAGGCCACCTAAGTGATgatgagggagagggagaggatgGGAAggagccaaagaaaaaaaagaagctgaagaagaagaagcaaaag gaTTCTGGTTCATCTtcagacagtgatgatgatgaaaaagacaagaagaagaagaaaaagaagaagaagaagaagaagaagaagaagaaaaagaag GATTCTTCCAGctcttcttcttcgtcttctgATAGCTCTTCTTCAGAAAGTGATGatgacaaaaagaagaaaaagaagaagaaaaagaagaagaagaaaaagaag GACTCcagttcttcttcttcatcgtcatcatctTCTGACAGTGATGAtgacaagaagaaaaagaagaaaaagaaaaagaagaagaaaaagaagaag GACTCcagttcttcttcctcctcttcctcatctgaTAGTgatgatgaaaagaaaaagaagaaaatgaagaagaagaaaaagaagaagaagaag GACTCcagttcttcctcttcctcctcctcctcttcttcatctgACAGTGATGAtgacaagaagaaaaagaagaagaagaagaaaaagaagaagaag GccagctcttcctcctcctcttcctcctcctcttctgatAGTGACAGCGACAAG aaaaagaagaaaaaagataaaaagaagaagaaaaagaaggagaagaagaagaag GATTCTTCCTCATCTAGTGATTCTTCTAGTGATgatgaaaaaaagaagaaaaagaagaaaaaggacaagaagaaaaagaaagacaagaaaaaa CACTCAGATTCTTCCGGTAGTgataagaagaaaaagaagaaagacaagaagaagaaaaagaagaaggacaagaagaagaaaaag GATTCAAGCTCCAGTTCTTCAAGTTCCAGTTCTTCAAGTTCCAGTTCCTCAAGTTCCAGCGGCAGtgacaaggaaaacaaaaaggccaaaaaagacaagaagaaaaaagagaAG AAAATTCCTGGTGCTGAGAAAAGCTCCTCTCCAGCTATACCACCAGAGCCAAGTGCAAGTGGATACTCGGCATTTAGCAGAACCATTAAGCCCGGTGGCGCTCCCGTCATCACTTATCCATTGCTTCCCTCCAAACCCCTTGTAAATCCTCTGACTCCCCCACTCTCCAATCCACCCGTGACCACAACTGCTGGCGGAGATCGGCCACCCATTCGCAGACCCTTAAGCCCCATGGAGTCATTGATGGGGAGTACGTACCGATATAGGGACGCAGGGACCCGTCCCACCCCGCACTTCAGCGCCACTGATGTATACAGAAGCAGGTCTTACAAGTGA
- the LOC125972702 gene encoding dentin sialophosphoprotein isoform X6, with amino-acid sequence MEFPLTEAPGGAASVEEPAAFPPGRLGSVTEEIEPVEIQTCVDDRSQPIETTDCQVPYSYDSSASSSDSEDEGKKEKKKKKLKKRKKKKKDSSSSSSSSSSSSSSSSDSDSEDDKKKKKKKKKKEKEKTKKKAVPEYMWDRLIIAPTDEQMQLPGDPELKRVSDEDNDKKEKDKMKKNKDSSSSDSSDSDEKKKKKKDKKKKKDKKKKKKKDKKDSSSSSSDSSSSDSDDEKKKKKKKKKKKKKDSSSSSSSSSSSSSSSSSSSSSSSSSSSDSDDKKKKKKKKQKKEKDEAQESLLSAGVEDASKDNIYDDKYKAAEDPSITYIPGAVFPGGTEEGHLSDDEGEGEDGKEPKKKKKLKKKKQKDSGSSSDSDDDEKDKKKKKKKKKKKKKKKKKKDSSSSSSSSSDSSSSESDDDKKKKKKKKKKKKKKKDSSSSSSSSSSDSDDEKKKKKMKKKKKKKKKDSSSSSSSSSSSSSDSDDDKKKKKKKKKKKKKKKDSSSSSSSSSSSSSSSDSDDDKKKKKKKKKKNKKASSSSSSSSSSSDSDSDKKKKKKDKKKKKKKEKKKKDSSSSSDSSSDDEKKKKKKKKDKKKKKDKKKHSDSSGSDKKKKKKDKKKKKKKDKKKKKDSSSSSSSSSSSSSSSSSSSGSDKENKKAKKDKKKKEKKIPGAEKSSSPAIPPEPSASGYSAFSRTIKPGGAPVITYPLLPSKPLVNPLTPPLSNPPVTTTAGGDRPPIRRPLSPMESLMGSTYRYRDAGTRPTPHFSATDVYRSRSYK; translated from the exons ATGGAGTTCCCTCTCACTGAAG CTCCTGGTGGAGCTGCAAGTGTAGAGGAACCAGCAGCCTTCCCACCCGGTCGTTTGGGGTCTGTCACAGAGGAAATAGAGCCGGTAGAAATACAAACGTGTGTCGATGACAGGAGTCAACCAATAGAAACTACAGATTGCCAG GTACCATACTCATATGATAGTTCTGCATCATCCTCAGACAGTGAGGATGAAGGCAagaaggaaaagaagaagaagaaactaaagaagaggaagaagaaaaagaag GATTCCagttcttcatcttcctcctcttcctcatcttccAGCAGCTCTTCAGACAGTGATAGTGAG GatgacaagaaaaagaaaaagaagaagaagaaaaaggagaaggaaAAGACGAAGAAAAAAGCGGTGCCTGAGTACATGTGGGACAGGTTGATCATAGCTCCGACTG ATGAACAAATGCAACTTCCTGGAGACCCAGAGTTAAAGCGG GTTTCTGATGAGGACAATGACAAGAAAGAGAAGGATAAGATGAAAAAGAACAAG GATTCCTCTTCATCTGACAGCTCAGACAGCgatgaaaagaagaagaaaaagaaggacaagaagaagaaaaaggacaagaagaagaaaaagaagaaagacaAAAAG GAttcctcatcctcatcatctGACAGTTCTTCTTCTGATAGTgatgatgaaaagaaaaagaagaagaaaaagaagaagaagaaaaagaag GATTCcagttcctcctcttcttcctcctcctcttcttcttcctcctcttcttcttcctcctcttcttcctcctcttcctcctctgacAGTGatgacaagaaaaagaaaaagaagaaaaagcaaaaaaaggaaaag GATGAAGCGCAAGAATCACTTTTATCAGCAG GAGTTGAAGATGCATCGAAAGATAACATTTATGACGACAAG taTAAAGCAGCAGAAGATCCGTCTATAACTTACATACCAGGTG CGGTGTTCCCGGGTGGTACCGAGGAAGGCCACCTAAGTGATgatgagggagagggagaggatgGGAAggagccaaagaaaaaaaagaagctgaagaagaagaagcaaaag gaTTCTGGTTCATCTtcagacagtgatgatgatgaaaaagacaagaagaagaagaaaaagaagaagaagaagaagaagaagaagaagaaaaagaag GATTCTTCCAGctcttcttcttcgtcttctgATAGCTCTTCTTCAGAAAGTGATGatgacaaaaagaagaaaaagaagaagaaaaagaagaagaagaaaaagaag GACTCcagttcttcttcctcctcttcctcatctgaTAGTgatgatgaaaagaaaaagaagaaaatgaagaagaagaaaaagaagaagaagaag GACTCcagttcttcctcttcctcctcctcctcttcttcatctgACAGTGATGAtgacaagaagaaaaagaagaagaagaagaaaaagaagaagaagaagaag GACTCtagctcttcctcctcctcctcctcctcctcctcttcttcatctgACAGTGATGAtgacaagaagaaaaagaagaagaagaagaaaaagaacaag AAGGccagctcttcctcctcctcttcctcctcctcttctgatAGTGACAGCGACAAG aaaaagaagaaaaaagataaaaagaagaagaaaaagaaggagaagaagaagaag GATTCTTCCTCATCTAGTGATTCTTCTAGTGATgatgaaaaaaagaagaaaaagaagaaaaaggacaagaagaaaaagaaagacaagaaaaaa CACTCAGATTCTTCCGGTAGTgataagaagaaaaagaagaaagacaagaagaagaaaaagaagaaggacaagaagaagaaaaag GATTCAAGCTCCAGTTCTTCAAGTTCCAGTTCTTCAAGTTCCAGTTCCTCAAGTTCCAGCGGCAGtgacaaggaaaacaaaaaggccaaaaaagacaagaagaaaaaagagaAG AAAATTCCTGGTGCTGAGAAAAGCTCCTCTCCAGCTATACCACCAGAGCCAAGTGCAAGTGGATACTCGGCATTTAGCAGAACCATTAAGCCCGGTGGCGCTCCCGTCATCACTTATCCATTGCTTCCCTCCAAACCCCTTGTAAATCCTCTGACTCCCCCACTCTCCAATCCACCCGTGACCACAACTGCTGGCGGAGATCGGCCACCCATTCGCAGACCCTTAAGCCCCATGGAGTCATTGATGGGGAGTACGTACCGATATAGGGACGCAGGGACCCGTCCCACCCCGCACTTCAGCGCCACTGATGTATACAGAAGCAGGTCTTACAAGTGA
- the LOC125972702 gene encoding cylicin-1 isoform X7, which yields MEFPLTEAPGGAASVEEPAAFPPGRLGSVTEEIEPVEIQTCVDDRSQPIETTDCQVPYSYDSSASSSDSEDEGKKEKKKKKLKKRKKKKKDSSSSSSSSSSSSSSSSDSDSEDDKKKKKKKKKKEKEKTKKKAVPEYMWDRLIIAPTDEQMQLPGDPELKRVSDEDNDKKEKDKMKKNKDSSSSDSSDSDEKKKKKKDKKKKKDKKKKKKKDKKDSSSSSSDSSSSDSDDEKKKKKKKKKKKKKDSSSSSSSSSSSSSSSSSSSSSSSSSSSDSDDKKKKKKKKQKKEKDEAQESLLSAGVEDASKDNIYDDKYKAAEDPSITYIPGAVFPGGTEEGHLSDDEGEGEDGKEPKKKKKLKKKKQKDSGSSSDSDDDEKDKKKKKKKKKKKKKKKKKKDSSSSSSSSSDSSSSESDDDKKKKKKKKKKKKKKKDSSSSSSSSSSSDSDDDKKKKKKKKKKKKKKKDSSSSSSSSSSDSDDEKKKKKMKKKKKKKKKDSSSSSSSSSSSSSDSDDDKKKKKKKKKKKKKKKASSSSSSSSSSSDSDSDKKKKKKDKKKKKKKEKKKKDSSSSSDSSSDDEKKKKKKKKDKKKKKDKKKHSDSSGSDKKKKKKDKKKKKKKDKKKKKDSSSSSSSSSSSSSSSSSSSGSDKENKKAKKDKKKKEKKIPGAEKSSSPAIPPEPSASGYSAFSRTIKPGGAPVITYPLLPSKPLVNPLTPPLSNPPVTTTAGGDRPPIRRPLSPMESLMGSTYRYRDAGTRPTPHFSATDVYRSRSYK from the exons ATGGAGTTCCCTCTCACTGAAG CTCCTGGTGGAGCTGCAAGTGTAGAGGAACCAGCAGCCTTCCCACCCGGTCGTTTGGGGTCTGTCACAGAGGAAATAGAGCCGGTAGAAATACAAACGTGTGTCGATGACAGGAGTCAACCAATAGAAACTACAGATTGCCAG GTACCATACTCATATGATAGTTCTGCATCATCCTCAGACAGTGAGGATGAAGGCAagaaggaaaagaagaagaagaaactaaagaagaggaagaagaaaaagaag GATTCCagttcttcatcttcctcctcttcctcatcttccAGCAGCTCTTCAGACAGTGATAGTGAG GatgacaagaaaaagaaaaagaagaagaagaaaaaggagaaggaaAAGACGAAGAAAAAAGCGGTGCCTGAGTACATGTGGGACAGGTTGATCATAGCTCCGACTG ATGAACAAATGCAACTTCCTGGAGACCCAGAGTTAAAGCGG GTTTCTGATGAGGACAATGACAAGAAAGAGAAGGATAAGATGAAAAAGAACAAG GATTCCTCTTCATCTGACAGCTCAGACAGCgatgaaaagaagaagaaaaagaaggacaagaagaagaaaaaggacaagaagaagaaaaagaagaaagacaAAAAG GAttcctcatcctcatcatctGACAGTTCTTCTTCTGATAGTgatgatgaaaagaaaaagaagaagaaaaagaagaagaagaaaaagaag GATTCcagttcctcctcttcttcctcctcctcttcttcttcctcctcttcttcttcctcctcttcttcctcctcttcctcctctgacAGTGatgacaagaaaaagaaaaagaagaaaaagcaaaaaaaggaaaag GATGAAGCGCAAGAATCACTTTTATCAGCAG GAGTTGAAGATGCATCGAAAGATAACATTTATGACGACAAG taTAAAGCAGCAGAAGATCCGTCTATAACTTACATACCAGGTG CGGTGTTCCCGGGTGGTACCGAGGAAGGCCACCTAAGTGATgatgagggagagggagaggatgGGAAggagccaaagaaaaaaaagaagctgaagaagaagaagcaaaag gaTTCTGGTTCATCTtcagacagtgatgatgatgaaaaagacaagaagaagaagaaaaagaagaagaagaagaagaagaagaagaagaaaaagaag GATTCTTCCAGctcttcttcttcgtcttctgATAGCTCTTCTTCAGAAAGTGATGatgacaaaaagaagaaaaagaagaagaaaaagaagaagaagaaaaagaag GACTCcagttcttcttcttcatcgtcatcatctTCTGACAGTGATGAtgacaagaagaaaaagaagaaaaagaaaaagaagaagaaaaagaagaag GACTCcagttcttcttcctcctcttcctcatctgaTAGTgatgatgaaaagaaaaagaagaaaatgaagaagaagaaaaagaagaagaagaag GACTCcagttcttcctcttcctcctcctcctcttcttcatctgACAGTGATGAtgacaagaagaaaaagaagaagaagaagaaaaagaagaagaagaagaag GccagctcttcctcctcctcttcctcctcctcttctgatAGTGACAGCGACAAG aaaaagaagaaaaaagataaaaagaagaagaaaaagaaggagaagaagaagaag GATTCTTCCTCATCTAGTGATTCTTCTAGTGATgatgaaaaaaagaagaaaaagaagaaaaaggacaagaagaaaaagaaagacaagaaaaaa CACTCAGATTCTTCCGGTAGTgataagaagaaaaagaagaaagacaagaagaagaaaaagaagaaggacaagaagaagaaaaag GATTCAAGCTCCAGTTCTTCAAGTTCCAGTTCTTCAAGTTCCAGTTCCTCAAGTTCCAGCGGCAGtgacaaggaaaacaaaaaggccaaaaaagacaagaagaaaaaagagaAG AAAATTCCTGGTGCTGAGAAAAGCTCCTCTCCAGCTATACCACCAGAGCCAAGTGCAAGTGGATACTCGGCATTTAGCAGAACCATTAAGCCCGGTGGCGCTCCCGTCATCACTTATCCATTGCTTCCCTCCAAACCCCTTGTAAATCCTCTGACTCCCCCACTCTCCAATCCACCCGTGACCACAACTGCTGGCGGAGATCGGCCACCCATTCGCAGACCCTTAAGCCCCATGGAGTCATTGATGGGGAGTACGTACCGATATAGGGACGCAGGGACCCGTCCCACCCCGCACTTCAGCGCCACTGATGTATACAGAAGCAGGTCTTACAAGTGA